A single Amphiura filiformis chromosome 19, Afil_fr2py, whole genome shotgun sequence DNA region contains:
- the LOC140140485 gene encoding beta-alanine transporter-like translates to MQYDDILKDLGDFGRYQKFVYMCICLLAIPCSWHTLGNTYLSASPKHYCRITDDQVYQEISEVKTCSIPRLSGGEWDSCKRYSNLSVAYNVCSSELGLRDVNIADKEVTGCDNGWVYDTKYYGSTAVSQNISVQTTRAPVFNETTKDIRK, encoded by the exons ATGCAGTATGATGATATTCTTAAGGATTTGGGTGATTTTGGACGATATCAGAAGTTTGTATACATGTGCATATGCCTCCTAGCAATACCGTGCTCATGGCATACACTTGGTAACACATATCTAAGTGCTTCACCGAAACATTATTGTCGAATTACAGatgatcaagtttatcaagagataTCGGAAGTCAAAACTTGTTCTATTCCTAGACTTTCCGGTGGAGAATGGGATTCGTGTAAACGATATAGCAACTTATCTGTGGCTTATAATGTGTGCTCATCGGAACTGGGGTTGAGAGATGTGAATATCGCCGATAAGGAGGTGACGGGTTGCGACAATGGCTGGGTTTATGATACCAAATATTATGGTTCAACTGCAGTGTCACAG aacatcagtgttcaaactacaagAGCACCAGTGTTCAATGAAACAACGAAAGACATAAGGAAATAA